Genomic segment of Calypte anna isolate BGI_N300 chromosome 12, bCalAnn1_v1.p, whole genome shotgun sequence:
TTGGAAGTCAGCACAGTCATATCTGTGTGACCACTACAGGCTAAGAAACTACCTTTTGACAAGCACAACTAGACACTTCATGGTGGGACTTCCTACACCTTCCTTGGCAGAACTTGTATAATTAAGTTATAATTTCTCAGAGGTTACTTCCAGATGACTTTTGGCTAGTTCATGTTCTAGACCAGAGGCACTGTCCCACGTTCCCACAACCCCCAAATTCCCTTCTTCATTTTGTGTTGTGAATTCAGCATCCTGGTGTGTATTCTTGTGCCAAAAGAAGCCACAACTACCCACCTTTGCAAGTAGTTTTGCAGCATTTTGTAGGTATTGCCAGTCTATCCATGTTCCCAAGTTGTTCATAACTCTTTCTTGGATTTTCTCCTGGATTCGTTGGTACGTCTGTGCCTCCAGCTGTAGACTTTTATTGTGATTCTCCCACTGCAAGGGGacaatggagaaagaaaaaaactatatGAGACCAGAACACTGCTGCTACAAAGGAGCAAGCTCTAGCAAGCAGAAATTGAAGTCAGGGAGGAGTCCAGCAAGGCAAGACATGCTGTGGGAAAGAACAGCAAGGCAGCACCTCCAGTAGCAAGTGGTGGAGGCTTTATACAGCAGCAAAGAGCAGGGTTTGAGCAAACCCAGCTCCTCAGAGAGGCAATGCCCCCTGGTTGCACAATGACATTCTGTTTAACAAAATGGAAAGTAATAGTGATTACCCTACTTACAGGATTTCTATAGAAAACTCAAGAgtttaaattaacatttaacaCTGGCTCAGTGAATACCAGCATTTGTGTGCATATTTTAAGCATGGTCTGGAGAGCCAGGAATGAACATATTTGTTTCATCACAGGAATTGGCTCACGGTAGGAAGAACAAACTCATTTTTAATGGGGAAACAAATGAAATGGAGCAGCATTGAGCCTCTACCATGTTCTCTTCTAGAGATGTTGCTCTAGAATCACATTGTATGGCCAGGTGCATCAACCTTGCTGTGTGGACAGAGGTGCTTTGActgcaactttaaaaaatgagattacACAAGAATTCATGAAAACTATGGCATGATCAGTGGAGTAATAAACATGGCAGAGTTTATTTACTCTTTGTCTGTATAAAGACAAACTGAAAGGAACAGAAGTTCCCTGGTCCTGGAAGGAAATGTTTGGAGCAATATCTATTTACTGCAGTAGCACTCAGCCGACAGGAAAACAGCAGAGTGGCACACAGGTAATACAGAGTTTCTCTAGCATAAGGAAATACAGGAGGAAATATTATTTGCCTTGGATACAGTATTACTGTTTTGGATGGGATTTGCAGGGCAAACTTTTGAGTAAAAAACAACAGGGCTTGAAAATTCTGCAGATTCTCTTTGGGCAGTTTCTTGCACGGAGATTGCTGGCAATGACCTTTGCACCAGGCAGGGAGCATTAAAAGGCTACAGCAGCTCTGGCCAAGGAGATGTCTCCTACCCTCTCAAAATAGAACAAGTACTTCTTAAGGGCCTCCCTGGCCTGTGCTTGCTGACTCTGGTTTACAATATCAGGATTCTCTTTGTACCGACTGCATTCGTAGTACTCGCTGCCGTGAGTCTTCCAGTCTCCCAGACACATCCAGCAGAAGtctgcagaaaacagcaaaaaacccactgtgatgcacagaaaaaaacaacttccaagaaagaaaagctcCAAAAGACACAGCCCATCTGTTTTCAGGTATTTCTGTTAAGCCAAGAAACATATAGCAGACCTCTAGATGAATAGAGAGTGGACAATCAAATCCAAAAGTGAACTAATTAGTGCAAAATAAAGCCTGCACTCAGTTCTCTCAAGGGAAGAGCTACCCAGGTAACTTCAGATCACGGTGATTTATGACACTTCAAGTTAGGAGCCACTAAAGTGAGAAGAAAGTGGAGGAAAGAGCAATAGCAAAGCCTGGGTGACAATTTCCTGATTTCAGAGGGAGAATGTGAGTGTTCcgctggaaaggaaaaaaaaaggagattaaaGTTGCTACAATTTCAATCACTTTTGTGTAACTCAgaataaaagactgaaaattttatttccgGAGTTCACCAGCCTTCTGGAATGCCAGTCACCATGGTACCTTGGCACTTGCCTGCTCACCCTTGTCACAGCTCCATCAAATCACGTCCAGTGCTGCTGAGGACtccaaagcaaaggaaatgagAGAGGACAGTGATCTTTAATAATCTTCCGAATAAGTTTCTGATATTGTAATATTTCCTGGTAGCACATTTAATTGGAAAGGCTGAATAAAAAACTGTCTCACTCCAAGGCAACAGAAATCACAAAAGGCCACAGAACTCAGGCTGTTAATTGCACAGGGGTGGACTGAGAAGTCCAACAGATAAGGTTACGCAGAACAGTTCACAGCTCCTGCAGTTTCCTATAGTTTGAAGCTCATTCTTTCCACCACTAAGCAGAAGGAGTTAAGCTGATCTGAGTAAATGGCTCAGTTCTTCCAGTATTTTCAGCTGACGATAAACACAATTACCTAGAAAGCACTTGGTCTCCCCTGAGACAGATTCCCCTGTTAATATTATGGTAGAGATGGAGACTTCTCTATACAGTGGACATGTCAATGAGAGGGAGCCAAACCAGCACTGAATCAAACCCAGATGAGATCACAGccagtggggggaaaaaaaaaagcagctatcACACACAAGTCTGTAATTAATATCCtgtccacctttttttttactagggggaaaaaaaattcagttgaTATTCACAATTTGTCTTCATATCacgaagaaaaaaaaacccaaacagcaaaCATAATCAcaaacactgcagagaaaaCTGTCTGGTAGTCCTACTTACCATGTTTGCATTTGGAGCAttgctgaaaaagaagagatagGAGGTACTGGTTAgtagaaagcaaggaaaaaaaatgctgcttagAACAAGGAAGGTGTGACACGTTCATGGAATTGCTCACCATGTGATTGCAGCCTCCATTCTTTTCAATACAGATATTGCACTTGGGACACTGGGGAAACAGAAGTATTTGTTAGTTAACATTTTGTCTCTAGCAGGCTTCTGAAGAATTGCAATTTACATGATTattcccctcctgcctgcttttAATGTACACATTTGTGTCTATAGGAATATTAACACACATACACCCTGCCTCCCACCAATTCCTGACAGCTCTGTTTAAACGGGAGGCAGAAAGACAAAGCCAGGGCAGTTACACTGCAGCACTTGACTGCTtgctcaagaaaaaaagtttgctgTTGTTACTCCTTGTAAAACTGTAGGTCTCACTCAGTTACCAGTTAGTAGTTGCTTGGGCACAGGACTGTAATTAACTCACATACAacagcagctttcccagccACTTGGACTACAAGATAATCAGCACTTAATCCTGCCTTCAGCAGGCACTAACAGATGACAACTAAGCTAGCTGCAGAGAATCTGGATGACTACAGTGAAACCTACACACTTCTTCACTCCATCAGAGACCACTGGTGCCCTGGAGTGACAAGTTCAGTTACATTTTTTGGGTTGCAATGGTACAAAGAAGGAAGTGAGTTTTGCTGCTTATTATATATCTTAATGGCAGGTAAAATGTATGCCAGGACAACACTCAATATAACAGAATCTTATTTCTACAAAAGAGCATAGCAGAAACAATGCCACCACATGGTGACTCCTTCtccagaaaaagaagggaatttAGGATCTTTAATCTAGCTAAGTGCTTTCTTTCCTAACACAACTGAAGCTTGCAGATAATTGGCACTGTCACACTGTCATTTGCTACTGTAGAACAAAAGCCAGCTAAGAACTGTTTTAAAGTCAGgccacaaaacccacaaaatacattaaaaattttaatttgcagaCAGCTAATCTAGAGGATAAAGGTAGCAGATCTATAACTTTGCCAGTCAATTCTATAGGTAGTCTAGAGTGCACAATATGTAatactatttcttttccttggatCTAAGTCTACTAGAAGTATGTAAATGGCTAATTTGCAGACTTCATCTACCCCATTTTGATGTCCTTGCCAAATCAAGCCTTTATCTCCCTTGCATTCCAGTTCACAGTATTCCACACAGTTGTTCAGGTTTAAACACCACCAGGGCTTTCTTTGGTACTGACTCTGCACTTACTGTATTCACCCCTCCCATTTTAAACACATCTCCATGGATCATTTCAAAGGACCCACACCATTCATTTGCCTGTAGGAGGGCAGTATACCTGACTGCCAAAGACACACACCAAGTCTGTAATAAGGACCATCAAGTCCTTGCTGCAGAAGGGCATTAATGCATAAAGCATTCTGTTGTGTTATACCACACAgtccctggggagctgtgaGAATATGCAGTCTGTGAAAAAGCAGCACACAATGCTCACACACATACAGAATTGTACCCTGCTTCCCAGGCAGGACCAGAGGACAAGAGAAAACATACAGGTGCTTGTTTTCTTACATCTTTAGTGTGAGCACTGATGTAGTTGGCTGTTTCGGAGTCATCTGCACACTTGGTGAGCCATTTCCGAATGGTAGCACAGTCTGTGGGTGCGTGGTACATCTGCCGACACTTAAAGCTTAAcgaggggaaagaaaaaagggaagaaagataGAGACATTGATTTCCAAGGAGGTGACTCAAGAATTGAGATCCTCCTGGTGACCAAAATCTGGGAGGCTGAGCAAGGGCAAGGGACACAAAGTGCATTACTAGAGTGCAAAGACCAAGGCTGAGCTCCAGTCAACCCCCATGTCAGCTTTTATGTTCACCAAAAATTTATTCTCACACAATTTATTCTCACAACACATCAGACACTATGGAGTCAAAACACTTGTAATGAACTTAAAAATTCAATACCAGCAGATAGCAGTGATGCCCCCACATCTACTATGAGAATCTACCAGTCACTATGACAGTACCAGAATTTGTAACCTAGCCAAAATATGAGAATGGGAGATTTGTAATCCCTTCATTATTCAAGCTCTGCATTCCCTGGTTGTCAGAAGGCCTAACTCACAAGGAGTTGAGGGCTGACCACCAGCAGAAGTCAGACCCCAAGTGTCCAATTACTCAAGCTAACTCAAGTTACAAACAATTCTAGCAAAGCATTTGAGATGCTTCTACACATTGAACCTGTTGGCAAGCAAATGGAGTAGCTCCAAGGACAGAACACACTTTCCCCATGATCTTTAACCTTCTCTGTTTCTTACCAGAAGACCTCATTGCAACGATTGCACTGCACTCGCCGGGCTTTTGGCTCCTGTACCTGTATGACCATAGGGCAATCAGCACCAGgacacagctgcagctgatAATGGCTCTGTGAACATACCAAGGTGGTAAGATCAGCAGTGGGTGCAGAAGAGCATTGTCTTCATCTGTTCAAATTTAACCATTCCTATCCTCAAAAATACACAAGTCAGTACTTCTTGTTGATAAAGACAGTGAAACTTGTCACCACATCTTAGCCAACAGAGCAGACAAACCTTACACATTCAGAAAGGGACTGTTAATTACTTACCACTTCTCTAGAACGTGGAATTTAAATGGAGGGCCACAGACCAAATGAGCACAGCAAACAACTCCAAgacaccaccaccccctgccccaAGACAGTTTCATTCCATTTGAGCTCTTTCTCTATCTTCTCCTAATGCTCCAGAATGCACTCAGCTGCACCCTTGTGGTGGTGTTTCCCTCCCAAATGGTGTCTTCTTGAAGAGGGGTGACACCGCTCTTCTGCACTGCTTTGCTGCTACTTGAGGGTTATAGGTTACCAGACTACTTCCTATATATTTAACCCTAacaattt
This window contains:
- the ARIH2 gene encoding E3 ubiquitin-protein ligase ARIH2, whose protein sequence is MVHSSHHCAVCMQFVRKENLLSLACQHQFCRSCWEQHCTVLVKDGVGVGVSCMAQDCLLRTPEDFVFPLLPSEELKDKYRRYLFRDYVESHYQLQLCPGADCPMVIQVQEPKARRVQCNRCNEVFCFKCRQMYHAPTDCATIRKWLTKCADDSETANYISAHTKDCPKCNICIEKNGGCNHMQCSKCKHDFCWMCLGDWKTHGSEYYECSRYKENPDIVNQSQQAQAREALKKYLFYFERWENHNKSLQLEAQTYQRIQEKIQERVMNNLGTWIDWQYLQNAAKLLAKCRYTLQYTYPYAYYMESGPRKKLFEYQQAQLEAEIENLSWKVERADSYDRGDLENQMHIAEQRRRTLLKDFHDT